A part of Methanohalobium evestigatum Z-7303 genomic DNA contains:
- a CDS encoding class I SAM-dependent methyltransferase — protein MSESGKTAVDKAQEYYNSNDADNFYFTIWGGEDIHVGLYQSEDEPIFDASRRTVERMASKINNLNKNSKILDIGAGYGGAARYLARNNGCQVVALNLSEVENERDRKMNEEQALDHLITVVDGSFENLPYPDDSFDVVWSQDSILHSGEREQVIKEVARVLKSGGDFIFTDPMQTDDCPEGVLQPILDRIHLESLGSPGFYRESAKKYGMKEIEFEEHTSQLPTHYGRVLKETKRREDELSNVVSQEYINNMKQGLQHWVNGGNSGYLTWGIFHFRKE, from the coding sequence ATGTCAGAAAGTGGAAAAACAGCAGTAGATAAAGCACAGGAATATTATAACAGTAATGATGCCGATAACTTCTATTTCACCATCTGGGGTGGTGAAGACATTCATGTCGGTCTTTATCAATCAGAAGATGAGCCAATATTTGATGCCAGTCGTCGTACAGTTGAGAGGATGGCATCTAAAATAAACAACTTGAACAAAAATAGTAAAATTTTGGATATAGGTGCAGGCTATGGTGGAGCTGCCAGATATCTTGCCAGAAACAATGGATGTCAGGTAGTTGCTCTAAATCTTAGTGAAGTGGAAAACGAACGTGACCGCAAAATGAATGAGGAACAGGCACTTGACCATCTGATAACAGTGGTTGACGGTAGTTTTGAAAATCTACCTTATCCAGATGATTCATTTGATGTAGTGTGGTCTCAGGATTCAATACTGCACAGCGGTGAACGTGAACAGGTTATAAAAGAAGTTGCCCGTGTTCTGAAAAGTGGTGGCGACTTCATATTCACAGACCCAATGCAAACTGATGACTGTCCAGAAGGAGTATTACAGCCAATTCTTGACCGTATACATCTGGAATCACTCGGATCTCCGGGATTCTATCGGGAATCTGCCAAAAAATACGGTATGAAAGAGATAGAATTTGAAGAACATACATCTCAGCTGCCAACCCATTACGGTAGAGTATTAAAAGAGACTAAAAGAAGAGAAGACGAACTATCTAATGTAGTCAGTCAGGAATACATCAATAATATGAAACAAGGACTCCAGCACTGGGTAAACGGTGGTAACAGCGGATACCTAACATGGGGAATATTCCATTTCCGTAAGGAATAA
- a CDS encoding transposase, translated as MKNSKKLKKLYHKYKMKINDFFHKASKRIVDFCVKHNIGTLVIGYNEGWKQEVYMGKRNNQKFTQIPFHRLLEQLKYKAEDVGLKVIEQEESYTSKCSFLDGEPVVRRTSYIGKRIKKGLFQSSNGTIINADVNGAYNIMKKAIPDLDGIEGVALHPVSISHECN; from the coding sequence ATCAAAAATAGCAAAAAACTAAAAAAACTATACCATAAATATAAAATGAAAATCAATGACTTCTTCCATAAAGCAAGTAAAAGGATTGTTGATTTTTGTGTCAAACACAACATCGGCACACTAGTCATTGGATATAACGAAGGGTGGAAACAAGAAGTGTATATGGGTAAGCGCAATAACCAAAAGTTTACACAGATTCCATTTCATAGACTTCTTGAACAACTAAAATACAAAGCCGAAGATGTTGGATTGAAAGTGATTGAGCAAGAAGAATCCTATACATCGAAGTGTTCGTTCCTCGATGGTGAACCAGTTGTGAGAAGGACTTCTTATATTGGTAAAAGAATTAAAAAAGGGCTTTTCCAATCATCTAACGGCACTATAATCAATGCCGATGTAAATGGTGCCTATAATATTATGAAAAAAGCAATCCCTGATTTAGATGGGATAGAGGGTGTAGCGTTACACCCGGTGAGTATATCTCACGAATGTAACTGA
- a CDS encoding YgaP family membrane protein, translated as MFPLSFSFIDAQILHMKINLKEALLQENVGGVDLYARALIGSIATIALAMDLVETYPWNWVTALIALAGLFTAMTRHCTPYSFIGFSTVRK; from the coding sequence ATGTTTCCTCTTTCATTCTCCTTCATAGATGCCCAAATTCTGCACATGAAGATAAATCTAAAAGAAGCTCTTTTACAGGAAAATGTTGGAGGAGTTGACCTCTATGCTCGTGCTTTAATAGGTAGTATAGCCACAATCGCACTTGCCATGGATCTTGTCGAAACATACCCATGGAACTGGGTAACAGCTCTTATAGCTCTTGCCGGTTTGTTTACTGCAATGACCCGACACTGCACACCATATTCATTTATCGGATTCAGTACAGTAAGAAAATGA
- a CDS encoding carbohydrate kinase family protein — MDKALICGSFAFDNIMVFNDQFKNHILPDKVHILNVSFLVPELRREFGGCAGNIAYNLKLLGGDPLPMGTVGADFDPYSQWMDDQNISREHVTVLNETFTAQAFITTDMDDNQITAFHPGAMNYSHHNSVLDANDPTVGIVAPDGRDGMVQHASEFVHAGIPFIFDPGQGLPMFNGEELMDFIDKATWLTVNDYEWQLISDRTGKNKEEIATYLDALIITKGPEGSLIYTDDEVIHVPAAEPKELKDPTGCGDAYRAGLLYGLTNDLDWETTGRIASLMGAIKIEHQGTQNHYFEIEDFKKRFEESFDMSF, encoded by the coding sequence ATGGATAAAGCTTTAATTTGCGGTTCATTTGCCTTTGATAACATCATGGTATTTAATGACCAGTTCAAAAACCATATATTACCGGATAAAGTGCATATATTAAATGTATCTTTCCTTGTACCGGAATTACGTCGTGAATTCGGAGGATGTGCAGGAAATATAGCCTATAACCTCAAACTACTTGGCGGAGACCCACTTCCAATGGGTACTGTAGGTGCGGATTTTGACCCTTATTCTCAGTGGATGGATGACCAAAACATCAGTCGGGAACATGTCACAGTATTAAATGAAACATTTACTGCACAGGCGTTTATAACAACAGATATGGATGACAATCAGATAACAGCTTTCCATCCCGGGGCTATGAATTATTCACATCATAATTCGGTGCTTGATGCTAACGACCCTACCGTAGGAATTGTAGCACCTGATGGCAGAGACGGGATGGTTCAGCACGCATCAGAGTTTGTTCATGCAGGGATACCTTTCATATTTGACCCCGGGCAGGGTCTTCCAATGTTTAACGGAGAAGAACTCATGGACTTTATCGATAAGGCAACATGGTTGACAGTTAATGATTATGAATGGCAACTGATAAGTGACCGTACTGGTAAAAACAAAGAGGAAATTGCCACATATCTTGATGCACTGATTATTACAAAGGGTCCTGAAGGTTCATTAATCTATACCGATGATGAAGTAATTCATGTTCCTGCAGCCGAGCCAAAAGAATTAAAAGACCCAACTGGCTGTGGTGATGCGTACCGGGCAGGATTGCTCTATGGTCTGACAAACGACCTTGACTGGGAAACCACCGGAAGAATCGCGTCTTTGATGGGTGCTATAAAAATTGAACATCAGGGAACCCAGAACCATTATTTTGAAATAGAAGATTTCAAAAAACGTTTTGAAGAATCCTTTGATATGAGCTTTTAA
- a CDS encoding MFS transporter: MLGRRGSGISLLPLLMVNFIGTLGFSIVLPFLVFLVDRFGGNSIIYGIIGATYPVFQLVGAPVLGRWSDIYGRKKILFLSQLGTLLSWFIFLIALLIPITTLMEIDNNILGSFNLTVPLLILFVARALDGITGGNVSVANAYLADITSEEDRSKNYGWMSVTTNLGLIVGPALASILSAISYQYLSPVFAAIIISFIGTLVILFIVPESRKCVYQFEDKTNLKDVFGYEQRECGVYSSGGEKVEKIGFKRILKINHIPYVLLLYFLIFLGFNIFYTAFPLHALNLLEWQVSDMGLYFTVLSSMMMFVEGPVFSNAAKVYSDSFLVVIGSFVLGINFLLLVTGSEILTYIAAIFFAVGNGLMWPSVLSILSKFAGPKYQGAVQGFAGSFMSLASIAGLIFGGFLYGYLSTGTFFISAVIIYIVFVLSFRLLGFKKS; the protein is encoded by the coding sequence ATGCTTGGGAGAAGGGGTTCAGGTATATCTTTATTACCGCTTCTAATGGTCAATTTTATTGGTACACTTGGGTTTAGCATAGTTTTGCCTTTTCTGGTTTTTCTGGTTGACAGGTTTGGTGGTAACTCTATAATTTATGGTATAATAGGGGCAACGTATCCTGTATTCCAGTTGGTTGGGGCTCCGGTACTCGGGCGCTGGTCTGACATTTATGGGAGAAAAAAAATACTATTTTTGAGCCAGCTTGGAACACTGCTTTCGTGGTTTATATTTTTAATAGCGTTGTTGATACCCATAACTACCCTGATGGAAATAGATAACAATATTCTGGGAAGTTTTAACCTGACTGTACCTCTTTTAATACTTTTTGTTGCAAGGGCTCTTGACGGCATAACCGGGGGAAATGTTTCTGTTGCAAATGCATACCTTGCAGATATAACCAGTGAAGAAGATAGAAGTAAAAACTATGGGTGGATGTCGGTAACTACCAATCTTGGTCTTATTGTGGGTCCGGCTCTTGCGAGTATATTAAGTGCTATATCCTATCAGTACCTTTCGCCGGTTTTTGCAGCGATAATTATCTCTTTCATTGGTACGTTAGTGATACTATTTATAGTACCAGAATCCAGAAAATGTGTTTACCAGTTTGAAGACAAAACAAACCTTAAAGATGTATTTGGTTATGAGCAAAGGGAATGCGGTGTTTATTCATCTGGCGGAGAGAAAGTTGAAAAGATAGGTTTTAAGCGTATTTTAAAAATTAATCATATACCCTATGTACTTTTGCTCTATTTTCTCATATTTTTGGGGTTTAACATATTTTATACAGCATTCCCGTTACATGCGCTCAATTTGCTCGAATGGCAGGTTTCTGATATGGGTTTATATTTTACAGTCCTAAGTTCTATGATGATGTTTGTAGAGGGTCCGGTGTTTAGTAATGCGGCTAAGGTTTACTCTGATAGTTTTCTTGTGGTTATAGGCAGTTTTGTGCTTGGGATTAATTTCCTTTTACTGGTAACAGGAAGTGAAATATTAACATACATTGCTGCTATTTTCTTTGCTGTAGGTAATGGGTTGATGTGGCCATCGGTGCTTTCCATTCTTTCAAAATTTGCGGGGCCAAAATATCAGGGAGCTGTTCAGGGATTTGCTGGAAGTTTTATGAGTCTAGCAAGTATTGCAGGCTTAATATTTGGTGGGTTTTTATATGGTTACTTGAGTACTGGAACATTTTTTATTTCAGCAGTTATAATTTATATTGTGTTTGTATTATCGTTCAGACTCCTTGGATTTAAAAAATCGTGA
- a CDS encoding glycine/sarcosine N-methyltransferase, with translation MDKSTEQESKEQDFGEKPTSVRESDHYQDEYVPGFVDKWDELIDWESRAKGEGNTIINILKERGVKKVLDVATGTGFNSVRLLQAGFEVVSADGSPEMLVKAFENARQYGYLMRTVQADWRWMNKDIHEEFDAILCLGNSFTHLFNERDRRKALAEFYALLKHDGVLLLDQRNYDSILDQGYSSKHAHYYCGDSVSVYPEHVDEGLARFRYEFLDNSVYYLNMFPLRKDYTRRLLHEVGFQEIKTLGDFKETYKENEPDFFLHVAEKEYKEDEEM, from the coding sequence ATGGATAAATCTACAGAACAGGAATCTAAAGAGCAGGATTTTGGAGAAAAACCAACTTCAGTAAGGGAATCAGACCATTATCAGGATGAATATGTTCCCGGATTCGTCGATAAATGGGATGAACTCATTGACTGGGAGAGCCGGGCTAAAGGCGAAGGCAACACCATAATAAACATATTGAAAGAAAGAGGAGTCAAAAAGGTTCTTGATGTTGCTACAGGGACAGGTTTCAACTCCGTGCGGTTGTTACAGGCAGGTTTTGAAGTTGTAAGTGCAGACGGTAGCCCTGAAATGCTTGTCAAAGCCTTTGAAAACGCCAGGCAATACGGTTACCTGATGCGTACTGTACAGGCTGACTGGAGATGGATGAATAAAGATATACATGAAGAGTTTGATGCCATACTATGTCTTGGTAATTCATTCACACATCTTTTTAATGAACGCGACAGAAGGAAGGCACTGGCTGAATTCTATGCACTGTTAAAACACGACGGTGTACTGTTACTTGACCAGCGTAATTATGACTCTATACTCGACCAGGGATACTCAAGCAAACACGCTCATTATTACTGTGGAGACAGTGTTTCAGTGTATCCCGAACACGTCGATGAAGGGCTTGCAAGGTTTAGATACGAGTTCTTGGACAACTCAGTCTACTATCTCAACATGTTTCCATTGAGAAAAGATTACACAAGAAGACTTCTGCATGAGGTCGGATTCCAAGAAATAAAAACTCTTGGGGATTTTAAAGAGACGTACAAGGAAAATGAACCCGATTTCTTCCTTCATGTTGCTGAAAAAGAATACAAAGAAGATGAGGAGATGTAA
- a CDS encoding transposase, which translates to MVKRTETIYLNYDKNLSWLCHISKNLYNQANFIVKQSLNDEGDWVRYEELNKQLKGTENYSVLPTQTAQQTLKLMDKNWKSFFQSIKDWEKNPENYYSKPNPPKYKKKNGENILTFTNQQCKIKNGVLKLPKKTNLQVETRLTDDTKLNQVRIIPMGVGYKCEIVYEKDLETPDPNEENIASIDLGINNIVTMVNNIGEKPIVIKGGVAKSINQFYNKKYWKTKIHL; encoded by the coding sequence ATGGTAAAAAGAACCGAAACGATATACCTAAATTATGATAAAAACCTTAGCTGGTTGTGTCATATTTCCAAGAACTTATACAACCAGGCAAACTTCATAGTTAAACAATCTCTAAATGATGAAGGTGATTGGGTAAGATACGAAGAACTAAATAAACAGTTAAAAGGTACTGAAAATTATTCTGTTTTACCCACACAAACAGCACAACAGACACTAAAACTGATGGATAAAAACTGGAAATCTTTCTTCCAATCAATTAAAGACTGGGAAAAGAACCCAGAAAATTACTATTCAAAACCCAACCCACCAAAATATAAAAAGAAAAATGGCGAAAATATTCTCACTTTCACGAACCAACAGTGTAAGATAAAAAACGGAGTCCTCAAGTTACCGAAGAAAACGAACCTGCAAGTAGAAACTCGTCTTACAGATGACACTAAACTAAATCAAGTTCGAATTATTCCTATGGGTGTTGGTTATAAGTGTGAAATTGTTTACGAGAAGGATTTAGAAACACCAGATCCAAACGAAGAAAACATCGCCAGTATCGATTTGGGGATTAATAATATCGTCACTATGGTGAATAATATCGGTGAAAAACCGATTGTTATTAAGGGCGGAGTCGCAAAATCAATAAACCAGTTCTACAACAAAAAATACTGGAAAACTAAAATCCATTTATGA